The genomic interval AATGACCATTCCAGCCGTCGCTCCATTAGCTGGTTTTAACAGCAAATTTATGGTGTTTGATCTGCCGTTCCTATTTGAAACAAAAGAGGCGGCTTACCGTGCTTTGGATGGGGAACTGGGTCAAACGCTTTTGGAAGATTTGAGAAACGATGGTTTGCGTGGATTGGTTTTTGCTGAAAACGGTTTTAGGCACATTACCAACAACCGAGGACCTATTGAAGAACCGTCCGATTTAGAAGGTCTCAAATTTCGTACGATGGAAAACCCTGTGCATACCGATACATTCCGAGCTTTAGGGGCTAATGCATCACCCTTCTCTTTTGGTGAACTGTATACTGCTTTACAACAAGGAACCTATGATGCAATGGAATCTCCAGTCTCGTTGATCTACACCAGCAAGTTTTATGAGGTTCAGGATTACTTGACCTTAAGCGGCCATTTTTATGCGGCCACTATAATGTTAATGAATGAAGATTATTTTAATTCCTTGCCAGAAGATATTCAGCAAATTTTACAAGAGGAAGCAGAAACCTATCGGGGTGAGCAACGTCAGCTTGCTGATCAACAGGACAACGAATGGTTGCAAACTTTAAAGGATGAGGGCATGAAGGTTAACGAGTTGACGGTAGAGCAGAAACAGGCCTTTATTGAAGCCACAAAATCGGTTTATGACGCCTATGCGGACGAAATCGGCGCTGATCTGATTGAAATGGCCAGGCAGGCCAATCAGTAAAAGCTAATGTTTGCTGGAAAAGGAGACCGAGTGCTCCTTTTCCCCCTTTTTTAATCTAGGGTGGGGGATACCAATGGGAATGTATAAATGGATTGATGAAAAATTAGAAGAGGTTTTATTAGTCACCACCATGGTGGTTATGGTTATCTTAATTTTTTACCAAGTATGTTCACGTTACTTTTTCAATTATTCCTTAAGCTGGACTGAGGAAGTCGCCCGATATATACATATTTGGCAAGTATGGCTAGGGGCCAGCTTTGCGGTTAAAAAGCAGCGGCATATCCGTGTGGAAATATTTGTGAAGAAACTGCCCGGAACATTTAAACGAGTTGTTGATATAACCGCATTGTTGTTGTGGTTCTTCCTTGCCATGGTATTAGCTTACGAGGGGACGCAAGTGGTAAATCATATCTTTGAGCGGGGACAACTGTCTCCTGCCATCCGCATGCCGATGTGGCTGGCCTATTTGGCTGTTCCCGTAGGCGGAATACTAATGTCGATCCGTTTGATTCAACAGCTTGTTTCCCTGTTTAGGAATAAACAGGCCATCCCCTCGGAAAAAGGAGGAGAACCCCAATGACCGTCTTGATGTTATTTGGGACATTATTGCTGTTTATTATCATGGGTGTGCCAATTGCCATCTCTTTGGGTTTGGCCGCAATATTTACAATCATATTTACGACGGATATTGCACTTAGCACGGTGGCCCAAAGGGCGTTTACTTCACTGGATACCTTTCAACTGATGGCGATTCCCTTTTTTATGCTGGCCGGTATTTTAATGAGCAAAGGTGGGGTGTCCAAACGCTTGTTGAACCTTGCTTCCGCCTTGGTTGGGTTTCTGGTTGGAGGATTAGCCATGGTCACCGTGGTGGCCTGTATGTTCTTTTCAGCCATATCCGGATCAGGGCCTGCAACAGTGGCCGCGATTGGTTCATTCATGATTCCGGAAATGAAAGCCCGTAATTACGGCCAAGGTTTTGCCTGTGCCATTACGGCTGCAGCCGGAGCGATCGGAGTCATTATCCCGCCCAGTATTCCTTTTGTATTGTATGGCGTTGTAGCAGGCGTATCGATTGGCGGCATGTTTCTGGCAGGAATATTGCCCGGCATTGTACTGGGTATATCGTTAATGATTGTGTCCTATGCCATCTCCAAAAAAAACAATTATGTTGCTGCTTCTGCCCAAAGCACACTGAAGGAAGTGTTGGCTGCCTTTTGGGAGGCCAAATGGGCCTTGTTAATTCCGGTCATTATTTTAGGGGGAATTTACGGTAGTATCTTTTCCCCCACTGAAGCGGCAGTAGTAGCCGTGGTCTATGCCTTGATCATTGGTATCTTTGTCCATAAGGAATTAGATATGA from Caldalkalibacillus thermarum carries:
- a CDS encoding TRAP transporter substrate-binding protein, with translation MKRWTVLMLFLALCSVLAACGGETTSGETGSEEAQNEVYEIRVAHLVNEEQSTHVALLDFKERVEERTDGRVQIKIYPSGSLYPSDREAIEAVQMGNLEMTIPAVAPLAGFNSKFMVFDLPFLFETKEAAYRALDGELGQTLLEDLRNDGLRGLVFAENGFRHITNNRGPIEEPSDLEGLKFRTMENPVHTDTFRALGANASPFSFGELYTALQQGTYDAMESPVSLIYTSKFYEVQDYLTLSGHFYAATIMLMNEDYFNSLPEDIQQILQEEAETYRGEQRQLADQQDNEWLQTLKDEGMKVNELTVEQKQAFIEATKSVYDAYADEIGADLIEMARQANQ
- a CDS encoding TRAP transporter small permease, which produces MGMYKWIDEKLEEVLLVTTMVVMVILIFYQVCSRYFFNYSLSWTEEVARYIHIWQVWLGASFAVKKQRHIRVEIFVKKLPGTFKRVVDITALLLWFFLAMVLAYEGTQVVNHIFERGQLSPAIRMPMWLAYLAVPVGGILMSIRLIQQLVSLFRNKQAIPSEKGGEPQ
- a CDS encoding TRAP transporter large permease, encoding MTVLMLFGTLLLFIIMGVPIAISLGLAAIFTIIFTTDIALSTVAQRAFTSLDTFQLMAIPFFMLAGILMSKGGVSKRLLNLASALVGFLVGGLAMVTVVACMFFSAISGSGPATVAAIGSFMIPEMKARNYGQGFACAITAAAGAIGVIIPPSIPFVLYGVVAGVSIGGMFLAGILPGIVLGISLMIVSYAISKKNNYVAASAQSTLKEVLAAFWEAKWALLIPVIILGGIYGSIFSPTEAAVVAVVYALIIGIFVHKELDMKSIYDSLVEATLINGSTMIIIGLSISFAYLMTLEQIPNAVASFITGISENPIVILLIINIFLLFVGAFIDTISALVVLTPILLPVVTAVGIDPFHFGVILVTNLAIGFITPPLGVNLFVASSIGGTRIETIAKAIVPIFLMLVISLLVITYVPPLSTFLPQHFLGR